One stretch of Pedobacter riviphilus DNA includes these proteins:
- a CDS encoding SDR family NAD(P)-dependent oxidoreductase has protein sequence MDLQLKNKTAFISGSTAGIGFAIAESLLKEGVKVIINGRSQSSVDDAVKSLQGIAGNEFISGIAADFSKADEVSNLIDKLPEIDILINNAGIFEPKAFEEISDEDWFRFFEVNVMSGIRLSRQLFPKMLKKNWGRIIFISSESAVFIPDEMIHYGMTKTAQLAVSRGLAELTQGTEVTVNSILPGPTKSKGVGGFIEDLAKNGNITIAEVEADFFKNMRPTSLLQRFLDVSEIANAVTFYVSPLASGTNGAAIRVEGGLVRSIL, from the coding sequence ATGGATTTACAGTTAAAGAATAAAACAGCTTTTATAAGCGGTTCTACCGCTGGTATAGGATTCGCAATTGCCGAAAGTTTATTAAAAGAAGGTGTAAAAGTAATTATCAATGGCCGGTCGCAAAGCAGCGTAGACGATGCCGTGAAATCGTTGCAAGGTATTGCCGGGAACGAATTTATTTCGGGCATTGCCGCTGATTTTTCGAAGGCAGATGAGGTAAGTAATTTGATTGATAAACTACCAGAGATAGATATACTGATCAATAACGCAGGCATTTTTGAACCTAAAGCTTTTGAAGAGATCAGTGATGAAGATTGGTTTAGGTTTTTCGAAGTCAACGTAATGAGCGGAATCAGGTTATCACGACAGCTATTCCCTAAGATGTTAAAGAAAAATTGGGGTAGGATTATTTTTATCTCCAGCGAATCGGCTGTGTTTATCCCGGATGAAATGATCCACTATGGTATGACTAAAACGGCACAACTGGCGGTTAGCCGTGGCTTGGCAGAATTAACTCAAGGTACCGAGGTAACTGTCAATTCAATTTTGCCCGGCCCTACAAAATCAAAAGGGGTTGGCGGTTTTATTGAAGATTTAGCCAAAAATGGAAATATTACCATTGCTGAGGTAGAGGCCGATTTCTTTAAGAACATGCGGCCTACTTCATTATTGCAACGCTTTCTTGATGTGAGTGAAATTGCAAATGCAGTTACTTTTTATGTAAGTCCGTTAGCCTCGGGAACCAATGGGGCTGCCATTAGGGTAGAAGGCGGTTTAGTGAGATCGATATTGTAG
- a CDS encoding porin produces the protein MKKILLLAATLTTGFFAKAQEEPKIKVSGYLEAYYGYDFNKSADHNRPGFIYSHNRANEVNLNLGFIKAAYDSGNIRANLAVMAGTYANANLTAEPGVLKNIFEANAGVKLSKTENLWIDAGIFSSHIGFESAVSKDCWVLTRNISSENTPYYESGAKITYGTKDGKFTATALYLNGWQRITRQNGNNKPAGGLQLTWKPTDKITVNYSNYLGTEGADSVRVNRFYHNVYGIFQVTDKFGVTLGFDYGTQQKQKGSDDKNEVISPVAILQYKFAPKWAVAGRFEYYEDKNGVFIATGTPQGFKTKGYSLNLDYSPIANAVVRLEGKAYDSKDKIFAREGAAVNANASLTASIAVSF, from the coding sequence ATGAAAAAAATACTGTTACTTGCTGCTACACTTACAACAGGATTCTTTGCTAAAGCACAAGAAGAACCAAAAATTAAAGTAAGCGGTTATCTTGAAGCCTATTACGGATACGATTTTAATAAATCTGCAGACCATAACCGCCCAGGCTTTATTTATTCCCACAACCGCGCAAACGAAGTAAACCTGAACCTTGGTTTTATCAAGGCAGCTTACGATAGTGGAAATATCCGCGCCAACTTAGCGGTAATGGCCGGAACTTATGCCAATGCCAATCTTACTGCTGAGCCAGGAGTTTTGAAAAATATCTTTGAGGCCAATGCAGGTGTGAAATTATCCAAAACAGAAAATCTTTGGATTGATGCCGGAATCTTTTCTTCGCACATCGGTTTCGAAAGTGCGGTTTCGAAAGATTGTTGGGTGCTTACCCGAAATATTTCTTCAGAAAATACACCTTACTATGAATCGGGCGCGAAAATTACTTATGGTACCAAAGATGGTAAATTTACGGCTACCGCATTGTACTTAAACGGATGGCAGCGCATTACCCGCCAGAATGGAAATAATAAACCTGCAGGCGGACTTCAGCTAACCTGGAAACCAACAGACAAGATCACGGTAAACTACAGTAATTATCTTGGAACTGAAGGCGCTGATTCGGTTAGGGTAAACAGGTTTTACCACAACGTTTACGGTATCTTTCAGGTTACTGATAAATTTGGTGTAACCCTTGGATTTGACTATGGAACTCAACAGAAACAAAAAGGCAGTGATGATAAAAACGAGGTGATCTCACCTGTGGCAATACTTCAATATAAATTTGCACCTAAATGGGCTGTTGCCGGAAGATTTGAATATTATGAAGATAAAAACGGGGTTTTTATTGCAACAGGCACGCCACAAGGTTTTAAAACCAAAGGTTATTCCTTAAATCTTGATTATTCGCCAATAGCCAATGCCGTTGTACGGCTAGAAGGAAAAGCCTATGATAGTAAAGATAAAATTTTTGCAAGAGAGGGGGCAGCGGTTAACGCCAATGCTAGCCTAACAGCAAGTATTGCGGTATCGTTTTAA
- a CDS encoding sensor protein KdpD, which yields MEEEQKEESVKHFLDLVKKSRRGKLKIYIGMSAGVGKTYRMLQESHALLRNGVDICIGYVETHKRAETEALVAGLPVIPRRKIFYRGKEIEEMDLKGIINRHPEIVIVDELAHTNAEGSKNTKRWQDVFDLLEAGISVISAVNIQHLESINEEIEQITGIAVTERIPDKILEIADEIVNIDLTADELVTRLKEGKIYDQSKIERALGNFFQSDKILQLRELALKEVVHQVERKIQTEIPKSIKLRPERFLACISSNAETAGVVIRKTARLASYYRSPWIVLYVQSDSESMERIKLDKQRHLINHFKLATELGAEVIKVKSNAITKTIIDIANEKEITTICIGKPHLNIFQVIMRTAVFNGLLKNLAMKDIDLVILS from the coding sequence ATGGAAGAAGAACAAAAGGAAGAATCGGTTAAACACTTTTTAGATCTGGTTAAAAAATCCAGGCGTGGAAAGCTCAAAATCTATATCGGCATGAGTGCTGGTGTGGGTAAAACTTATCGTATGCTTCAGGAATCGCATGCACTGCTGCGAAATGGCGTAGATATTTGCATCGGTTATGTTGAAACCCACAAAAGAGCAGAAACAGAGGCCCTCGTTGCCGGCCTTCCTGTCATTCCAAGGCGCAAAATTTTCTATCGGGGTAAGGAAATCGAAGAGATGGATCTTAAAGGAATTATAAACCGCCATCCGGAGATTGTTATTGTCGATGAACTTGCCCATACCAATGCTGAAGGCAGCAAAAACACTAAACGCTGGCAGGATGTTTTCGATCTGCTTGAGGCAGGGATCAGCGTAATCTCGGCCGTAAATATCCAGCACCTGGAAAGCATTAATGAAGAAATTGAGCAGATTACGGGTATAGCTGTTACCGAACGCATCCCAGATAAGATACTGGAAATTGCCGACGAGATCGTAAACATCGACCTTACGGCTGACGAATTGGTTACCCGCCTTAAAGAGGGTAAAATTTACGATCAATCTAAAATCGAAAGGGCATTGGGCAATTTTTTTCAGTCAGATAAAATTCTTCAGCTGCGCGAGCTGGCCTTAAAAGAGGTGGTACACCAGGTAGAACGGAAAATCCAGACCGAAATTCCCAAATCGATTAAACTTAGACCCGAACGCTTTTTGGCCTGTATTTCTTCTAATGCCGAAACTGCAGGAGTGGTAATCCGGAAAACAGCAAGACTGGCTTCGTATTACCGATCACCTTGGATCGTGCTGTATGTGCAGAGCGATAGTGAAAGCATGGAACGCATTAAACTGGATAAGCAACGCCATCTGATTAACCATTTTAAACTGGCTACCGAGCTTGGGGCCGAAGTGATCAAAGTGAAAAGTAATGCGATAACCAAAACCATCATTGATATTGCAAACGAAAAAGAAATTACGACCATTTGTATTGGCAAACCCCATCTTAATATTTTTCAGGTTATTATGCGTACTGCGGTTTTTAATGGTTTATTGAAAAATTTAGCAATGAAAGACATCGATCTGGTGATTCTATCTTAA